From a single Calothrix sp. NIES-2098 genomic region:
- a CDS encoding FkbM family methyltransferase translates to MTNFKKTIKSLLSNLAQNPLTKPLLLSVARTGLLPQSIWQRLPVQETFSVSLFEGKSFKYSSIANDGIGRHLFWRGIKSYEPETIKLFYRLVQKAHLFLDVGANTGLFTLVALAANENSQVISFEPVPNVYKLLVSNVKINGWTERVQERNEAVSNTLGSTKLHIPSEDVPKSASLNIQGFRGMEGALVDVPVTTIDAVCTSNKKVDLIKIDVEGLEDKVLQGMERVLSESKPTLIIECNPDDPFLNVESILSKFGYHFFHVRAEGPVPMDRIVPDETGQYRNYLCTVHHNWEEIN, encoded by the coding sequence ATGACTAATTTTAAAAAAACTATAAAATCGCTCCTCAGCAATCTCGCTCAAAATCCTTTAACTAAACCACTTTTATTATCTGTTGCTCGTACTGGTTTATTACCTCAATCAATCTGGCAACGCTTACCAGTTCAGGAAACTTTTTCTGTTTCACTGTTTGAGGGAAAATCTTTTAAATATTCAAGCATTGCTAATGATGGTATTGGTAGGCATCTGTTTTGGCGCGGCATTAAATCTTATGAGCCGGAAACGATTAAATTATTCTACAGATTAGTGCAAAAAGCTCATCTATTTTTAGATGTTGGTGCAAACACAGGACTCTTTACCTTAGTGGCTTTGGCTGCAAATGAAAACTCCCAAGTTATTTCATTTGAACCAGTTCCCAATGTGTATAAACTTTTAGTTTCTAATGTGAAGATTAATGGCTGGACTGAGCGAGTTCAAGAGCGAAACGAAGCAGTTTCTAATACTCTTGGCTCAACAAAATTACATATTCCTAGTGAAGATGTACCTAAGTCAGCTAGCCTAAATATTCAAGGATTTAGAGGTATGGAAGGCGCTCTGGTAGATGTGCCAGTAACAACTATCGATGCTGTTTGCACCAGCAATAAAAAAGTAGACTTGATCAAAATTGATGTTGAGGGATTAGAAGATAAAGTCTTGCAGGGAATGGAAAGGGTATTAAGCGAATCAAAGCCTACCTTAATTATTGAATGTAATCCTGACGATCCATTCCTAAATGTTGAGAGTATTCTGAGCAAATTTGGTTATCACTTTTTTCACGTACGCGCAGAAGGACCTGTACCGATGGATCGGATTGTCCCAGATGAAACAGGCCAGTATCGCAACTATTTATGTACTGTTCATCACAACTGGGAGGAAATTAATTAG
- a CDS encoding CoA-binding domain-containing protein — MNLTPDSKVLIQGFSEFISATHITQMKAYGTNLVAGVNPGFGGQKLYDLPVFDLVEEVVGQFGPIDTTIICVNPYQVLDAALEAIASNIHQIIIISAGVPPLDMVQLLRKAESVETLVVGPNSPGIIVPGKILLGTHPSEFYTPGPVGIVSRSSTLTYEVAWELTKAGLGQSISVSIGSDAIVGSSFLQWLQILDEDDTTQAIVLVGQPGGGSEEAAARYIAEAIDKPVIAYIAGRQAPPAKHWRQTGTLATIIGRDPHFGTAQHKLAAFQEAQVPVAERPSQIPDLVRKGIQ; from the coding sequence ATGAATTTAACGCCAGACAGTAAAGTATTAATCCAAGGGTTCAGTGAATTTATCTCAGCAACTCATATTACTCAAATGAAAGCTTATGGTACTAATTTGGTTGCTGGCGTAAATCCTGGATTTGGCGGACAAAAACTCTACGATCTGCCAGTTTTCGATCTGGTTGAGGAAGTCGTCGGACAATTTGGGCCAATTGACACGACTATTATTTGTGTCAATCCTTATCAAGTATTAGATGCAGCCTTGGAAGCGATCGCCTCTAATATTCACCAGATCATCATTATCTCTGCTGGCGTACCTCCTTTAGATATGGTGCAATTACTGCGTAAAGCCGAATCAGTAGAAACTCTGGTAGTAGGCCCCAATAGTCCGGGAATCATTGTACCGGGAAAAATTCTTTTAGGTACTCACCCCAGCGAATTTTATACCCCTGGCCCCGTAGGAATTGTCAGCCGCAGCAGTACCCTCACCTACGAAGTTGCTTGGGAATTAACTAAAGCAGGTTTAGGGCAGTCAATTAGTGTCAGTATTGGTAGCGATGCGATCGTTGGTTCCTCATTTCTGCAATGGTTACAAATCCTCGATGAAGACGATACTACACAAGCGATCGTCTTAGTAGGTCAACCTGGTGGCGGTAGTGAAGAAGCAGCAGCGCGCTACATTGCTGAAGCAATTGATAAACCAGTTATTGCCTACATTGCAGGTAGACAAGCGCCACCAGCAAAACATTGGCGTCAAACCGGCACTTTAGCAACAATTATCGGACGCGATCCTCACTTTGGTACAGCACAACATAAATTAGCTGCTTTCCAAGAAGCACAAGTTCCAGTCGCTGAACGTCCTTCGCAAATTCCAGATTTGGTACGAAAGGGTATTCAATAA
- a CDS encoding polysaccharide biosynthesis protein: MQQYKSLTLRRNFSWTFVGNAVYAACQWGMLMVLAKLGSPEMVGQFTLGLAITAPVFMFTNLDLRHVQATDAKSQYLFSDYLGLRIVSTLLALVVIVGITFKAGYNWETSLAIFLVGLAKAFESISDVFYGLFQQNERMDRIAFSLMIRGPLSLLLLGIGVYMSGRVVWGVVGLAMAWAVVLLGYDLRNGRLLLNHLRAMPQDERGRKGEQAFALRPQWQKRTLTKLVWLALPIGFTMALISLNSNIPRYFIEQNLGQRELGVFAAIAYLMVAGSMVVTALGQSATPRLAKYYADGNGIAFRTLLIKMVGIATLLGGIAVLLALVAGKEILTVLYQPEYAQHQNLFVWLMVAAGIGYVSSFLGYGIAAARYFRIQVPLFALVTTSSAIACLWLLPIYGLPGAAFALMISGIVQAVLSVGVLFQILRRLNRQQEEVTL; this comes from the coding sequence ATGCAACAGTACAAATCACTCACACTACGCCGTAACTTCTCCTGGACTTTTGTTGGTAATGCTGTCTATGCAGCTTGCCAATGGGGAATGTTGATGGTGCTTGCGAAACTCGGTAGTCCGGAGATGGTAGGGCAGTTCACATTAGGGCTGGCAATTACTGCACCCGTATTTATGTTTACAAATCTCGATTTGCGCCATGTCCAGGCGACAGACGCTAAATCCCAGTATCTCTTCAGCGACTACCTTGGTTTGCGGATCGTCTCAACATTGCTGGCACTTGTGGTGATTGTAGGAATTACTTTCAAAGCTGGATACAACTGGGAGACATCGCTAGCCATTTTCCTGGTTGGTTTGGCAAAGGCATTCGAGTCTATTAGCGACGTTTTCTACGGGCTGTTTCAGCAGAACGAACGAATGGATCGCATTGCCTTTTCGTTGATGATTAGAGGCCCGCTGTCGCTGTTACTGCTAGGTATAGGCGTTTACATGTCGGGTCGCGTTGTGTGGGGAGTAGTTGGCTTGGCTATGGCTTGGGCTGTGGTTTTGCTTGGCTACGACCTGCGTAATGGCAGATTGCTTCTCAATCATCTGCGAGCAATGCCACAGGATGAAAGAGGGAGAAAAGGCGAACAGGCGTTTGCACTGCGGCCTCAGTGGCAAAAGAGAACATTGACAAAACTAGTATGGCTAGCTCTGCCCATCGGTTTTACAATGGCGCTCATTTCTCTGAATAGCAACATACCGCGCTATTTTATTGAGCAAAATTTAGGGCAGCGGGAACTGGGAGTTTTTGCAGCGATCGCTTACTTAATGGTAGCAGGCAGCATGGTAGTGACTGCTCTAGGACAATCCGCTACTCCTAGGCTGGCTAAATACTATGCAGACGGAAATGGCATCGCTTTCCGAACACTGCTGATCAAAATGGTAGGGATCGCTACTCTACTTGGCGGAATAGCCGTCTTGCTGGCGCTTGTCGCAGGTAAAGAGATTTTAACCGTTCTTTACCAACCTGAGTATGCCCAGCATCAAAATTTGTTTGTATGGTTAATGGTTGCAGCTGGCATTGGTTATGTATCTTCTTTTCTCGGTTATGGAATTGCTGCGGCCAGATACTTCCGTATCCAAGTACCTTTGTTTGCTTTAGTAACAACTTCATCAGCTATAGCTTGTCTCTGGTTGCTGCCAATTTATGGACTACCAGGAGCAGCATTCGCACTGATGATTTCGGGAATTGTCCAAGCTGTACTCAGTGTAGGAGTTCTCTTTCAAATACTACGCAGGCTTAACAGACAGCAGGAAGAAGTAACTCTTTAA
- a CDS encoding glycosyl transferase, group 1 family protein, translating to MPKVLHLIHSLNRGGIEIWLLSMLRQIPRKEWEMDFCCKGQDVGPLAGIAEQLGAQVLHCQLSFAHVGFIQKLKRILTEGNYQILHNHLEAYSGLAVWLGRQLGIPVITSFHNTNFFTPQTPLTRTFLIRELRSVYAMVSVRYALHHSHLVTGCSQGVINSLATFEKNIQIPYRILYYGVNIPELSTPEECAELRRSFGWPGDTPLLLHVGRLIEQKNHLGLLSIFERVLEQIPNAKLLLVGEGPLQSLIEETIAKRGLENAVRLLGLRDDVPSLMSKSNVFLLPSFHEGLPVVSLEASAAGLPIVGSKIPGLIEAVRDRETAILHDVEDIDGMAKSTIEILRDRQYAEQLAHAGRTRIINNFSIENSAKGLTEIYKSFV from the coding sequence ATGCCAAAAGTTCTTCATCTAATTCATAGTTTAAACAGGGGCGGAATTGAGATTTGGCTACTTTCTATGTTGCGTCAAATTCCCCGCAAGGAGTGGGAAATGGATTTTTGCTGCAAGGGGCAAGATGTAGGCCCACTAGCAGGAATTGCCGAACAATTAGGTGCACAGGTGTTGCACTGTCAATTAAGTTTTGCTCATGTTGGTTTCATTCAGAAACTCAAACGTATTTTAACTGAGGGAAATTACCAGATCCTGCACAACCATTTAGAAGCTTACAGCGGTCTTGCTGTTTGGCTAGGTCGTCAATTAGGAATTCCCGTCATTACTTCTTTTCACAACACGAATTTTTTTACTCCCCAAACGCCGTTAACTCGCACTTTCTTGATTCGGGAATTGCGGTCAGTTTACGCGATGGTTAGCGTTCGCTATGCACTTCACCATTCTCATCTGGTGACAGGTTGTTCTCAGGGAGTAATTAACAGTCTGGCTACGTTTGAGAAAAATATTCAAATTCCTTATCGCATTTTGTATTATGGTGTGAATATTCCGGAGCTATCAACTCCTGAAGAATGTGCTGAGTTACGCCGTTCCTTTGGTTGGCCTGGAGATACGCCGCTTCTGCTGCATGTAGGGCGTTTGATAGAGCAGAAAAATCACCTAGGACTTTTGTCTATATTTGAGCGAGTTTTAGAACAGATTCCTAACGCAAAATTGCTGTTAGTAGGAGAAGGGCCTCTTCAAAGTTTAATTGAGGAAACTATAGCTAAACGTGGGCTGGAAAATGCAGTTCGATTACTAGGGCTGCGTGACGATGTACCCTCATTGATGAGCAAGTCTAATGTTTTTTTACTACCCTCTTTTCATGAAGGGTTGCCAGTAGTCTCTCTGGAAGCTAGTGCTGCTGGACTGCCAATTGTCGGCTCAAAAATACCCGGTTTGATAGAAGCAGTTCGCGATCGCGAAACGGCGATATTGCACGATGTAGAAGATATTGATGGCATGGCTAAATCTACCATTGAAATTCTCCGCGATCGCCAGTATGCCGAGCAACTTGCTCATGCGGGGCGAACTCGGATAATCAATAACTTTTCAATTGAGAATAGTGCCAAAGGACTAACAGAGATTTACAAATCTTTTGTCTAG
- a CDS encoding group 1 glycosyl transferase codes for MKKRILHVVGGMNRGGIETWLMQVLHHIDRDRFQMDFLVHTAQPCAYDDEIRALNSQIIPCPHTSRPWTYALNFQRILRDYGPYDIVHSHVHLFSGYVMRLAWQAGVPIRIAHCHTDTSAIETKGGLNRRLYYSWMKSWINRYATLGLGINPKAVAALFGSTNETDPRWGVIGYCIDPTPFRDEVDKLTVRAELGIPADVFVVGHIGRFVEVKNHTFILDVAAELAQREPKMRLLLVGDGSLRPEMEQKAQQLGLSDRVIFAGVRSDIPRLMLGAMDIFLFPSLFEGLGNVRLEAQAAGLRSVISNVVPEEGDVIQPLVQRLSLNEPAAKWAEVILAWRNTAPAISQSDALAIMANSKFSIETCVKDLEKIYQAQISQEVVV; via the coding sequence ATGAAAAAACGCATACTACACGTTGTGGGTGGCATGAATCGGGGTGGAATTGAAACTTGGCTAATGCAAGTTTTACACCACATAGATCGCGATCGCTTCCAGATGGATTTTTTAGTTCATACAGCACAGCCTTGTGCTTACGATGACGAAATTCGCGCCCTTAACAGCCAAATTATTCCCTGTCCGCATACATCTCGACCGTGGACTTATGCCTTGAATTTTCAGCGCATTCTCCGCGACTACGGTCCTTACGATATTGTCCATAGCCATGTGCATCTGTTCAGTGGCTATGTCATGCGTTTAGCTTGGCAAGCAGGTGTACCCATTCGCATTGCTCACTGTCACACAGATACCTCTGCAATTGAAACCAAGGGAGGGCTTAATCGCCGCTTATATTACTCTTGGATGAAATCTTGGATTAACCGTTATGCCACGCTAGGTCTGGGAATTAACCCCAAAGCAGTAGCAGCTTTGTTTGGTTCAACCAACGAAACCGATCCGCGTTGGGGAGTTATTGGTTATTGCATTGACCCGACTCCATTTCGGGATGAAGTGGATAAACTAACTGTGCGCGCTGAACTTGGTATTCCTGCCGATGTTTTTGTTGTTGGTCACATTGGCAGATTTGTAGAAGTTAAAAATCATACATTTATCCTTGACGTTGCCGCAGAATTAGCTCAGAGAGAACCAAAAATGCGCCTGTTATTAGTGGGAGATGGTTCGCTGCGCCCAGAAATGGAACAAAAAGCCCAGCAGTTGGGTTTAAGCGATCGCGTCATTTTTGCTGGTGTCCGGTCTGATATTCCCCGACTTATGTTAGGTGCTATGGATATTTTTCTGTTTCCATCACTGTTTGAGGGTCTGGGAAATGTGCGCTTAGAAGCACAAGCGGCTGGGTTACGCAGTGTGATTTCCAATGTGGTTCCAGAAGAAGGCGATGTCATCCAACCTCTAGTGCAGCGACTATCTCTAAATGAACCAGCTGCTAAATGGGCGGAAGTAATTTTAGCTTGGCGAAATACAGCACCTGCCATTAGTCAATCTGATGCTTTAGCAATAATGGCAAATAGTAAGTTCAGCATCGAAACCTGTGTTAAGGACTTAGAGAAGATTTATCAAGCTCAAATATCTCAGGAGGTTGTGGTATGA
- a CDS encoding group 1 glycosyl transferase: MNVLVTATARFAITSDGILWTPNQSLNYQFWSRYLDVYDEVHLLVRAKPHESPPPGWNKASGPGIKPLPIPDYQGALGFAQNYTRVKKAVRAALVNAQAIHMRLPCDIGGLVWRCLEPQRPYGVEVVGDPYDVFAPGAYRHPLRPIFRRWFMRTLQRHCAQATAAAYVTEHSLQRRYPPAKEAFSTHFSSIDLPKSAFVTAPRSPQPNAKQFTLVSVGTLAQLYKAPDVLINAIDICVEAGLDLRLIWVGDGNYRKEMQALAEAKGLGQRVHFCGQLPSRDAVIQQLDRADLFVLPSHQEGLPKAFIEAMARGLPCIGSTVGGIPELLEPENMVPPGDVAALAEKIRAVVTDPERMARMSARNLEKAQEYIDEVLRARRIKFYSYVREKTEAWLLTQKR, encoded by the coding sequence ATGAATGTATTAGTAACAGCTACCGCCCGATTTGCGATTACAAGTGATGGTATCCTCTGGACGCCCAATCAGTCTTTAAACTATCAATTCTGGTCTCGATATTTAGATGTCTACGATGAAGTTCATCTGTTAGTGCGTGCCAAACCACACGAATCACCGCCGCCTGGATGGAACAAAGCTTCAGGGCCAGGAATTAAGCCATTGCCAATACCCGATTATCAAGGTGCGTTGGGATTTGCCCAGAACTATACCCGCGTCAAAAAAGCTGTTCGGGCAGCACTGGTCAACGCTCAAGCTATACATATGCGTTTACCCTGTGACATTGGTGGATTGGTTTGGCGCTGTTTAGAACCTCAAAGACCATACGGGGTTGAGGTTGTGGGCGATCCCTATGATGTCTTTGCACCTGGTGCTTATCGGCATCCCCTCAGACCAATTTTCCGCAGATGGTTTATGCGGACATTGCAACGTCATTGTGCCCAGGCTACGGCTGCGGCATATGTCACAGAGCATTCTTTGCAACGTCGATATCCTCCCGCAAAAGAGGCATTTTCTACTCACTTTTCGAGTATTGATTTGCCGAAGTCGGCTTTTGTGACTGCGCCGCGATCGCCGCAGCCAAATGCCAAACAATTTACTTTAGTTAGCGTGGGTACGCTGGCTCAACTGTATAAAGCACCAGATGTATTAATTAATGCCATTGATATCTGCGTAGAAGCGGGACTAGACCTCCGGTTGATTTGGGTGGGAGACGGCAATTATCGCAAAGAAATGCAGGCACTAGCTGAAGCTAAAGGTTTGGGTCAGCGAGTTCATTTTTGCGGTCAGTTACCTAGTAGAGATGCCGTCATTCAGCAGTTGGATCGAGCAGATCTGTTCGTATTACCCTCTCATCAAGAAGGCTTACCAAAAGCGTTTATTGAAGCAATGGCTCGTGGGCTACCTTGCATTGGCTCGACAGTAGGTGGCATACCCGAACTCCTAGAGCCGGAGAATATGGTGCCACCTGGCGACGTGGCTGCTTTAGCCGAGAAAATTCGCGCCGTAGTGACTGACCCAGAGCGCATGGCGCGGATGTCAGCTCGCAACCTGGAAAAAGCTCAAGAATACATAGATGAAGTTCTCCGAGCGCGGCGAATTAAGTTTTATAGCTACGTGCGCGAGAAAACAGAAGCTTGGTTATTGACCCAGAAACGTTAG
- a CDS encoding ATP-grasp domain-containing protein, whose protein sequence is MDLLEYQVKEWFGEIGIPVLPSQRIDHPTDLKRLKIRYPVVLKSQVHAAERAKAGGVRIVETTIDAIAAAQTIFNLPIWGELPEVLLAESKYDARQELYLAVVLDTAVCRPVLLGCKEADIDWESAGEKMEYVVVEQEFSPFYARRLALKLGLEGTLMQSISHVIEKMYQLFIQKDLDLVEINPLAVNASGQVMALNGKVRVNERAIGRHPDIAPMAAKVVKTHHHNETNGHLSKWDGIEMHGKIGILGNGTGSVLATLDLVVNAGGKPGVCLNLRHAFVTDTTETTFCDRLDTSLKILAADKSIQVILVNLLGSIPQSEVFAEVISKFLQQDKSEVKSPTGRTNGSKHRRESNLPRLVVRLGGSDFNAARKYLATLKTQGDILILVENLDEAVAESVRLAKSTSYKR, encoded by the coding sequence ATGGATTTATTGGAGTACCAAGTTAAAGAATGGTTTGGAGAAATCGGCATTCCTGTATTGCCCTCCCAAAGAATTGACCATCCTACGGATTTAAAACGATTAAAAATTCGCTACCCAGTTGTACTAAAATCTCAAGTCCATGCAGCAGAACGGGCGAAAGCTGGTGGAGTCAGGATTGTGGAAACAACAATCGATGCGATCGCTGCTGCTCAAACTATCTTCAATTTACCGATTTGGGGCGAGTTACCGGAAGTATTGCTGGCAGAATCAAAATACGATGCCAGACAAGAATTATATTTAGCTGTGGTTTTAGATACCGCAGTCTGCCGACCAGTACTTTTAGGTTGCAAAGAAGCAGATATTGATTGGGAATCGGCAGGGGAGAAAATGGAGTATGTTGTTGTCGAACAAGAATTTTCGCCATTTTATGCCCGCAGACTGGCCTTAAAACTCGGTTTAGAAGGCACGCTGATGCAATCGATTAGTCATGTAATCGAGAAGATGTACCAGCTGTTTATCCAAAAAGACTTAGATTTAGTAGAAATTAATCCCTTGGCAGTTAATGCTTCCGGGCAAGTAATGGCCCTCAATGGTAAGGTGAGAGTTAACGAACGGGCAATTGGACGTCATCCCGACATTGCCCCAATGGCAGCAAAAGTAGTCAAAACTCATCACCATAACGAGACTAACGGCCATTTGAGTAAGTGGGATGGGATAGAAATGCACGGTAAAATCGGCATTCTCGGTAATGGTACGGGTTCTGTATTGGCAACCTTAGATTTGGTGGTGAATGCTGGTGGTAAACCTGGAGTGTGCTTAAATCTGCGTCATGCTTTTGTCACAGATACAACAGAAACTACATTCTGCGATCGCTTAGATACAAGTTTGAAAATTCTCGCAGCTGATAAAAGTATTCAAGTCATCCTAGTCAATCTCTTAGGTAGCATTCCGCAATCTGAAGTATTTGCTGAAGTGATTAGTAAATTTTTGCAACAAGACAAAAGTGAAGTTAAATCCCCAACGGGACGTACTAATGGCAGCAAACATCGCCGTGAAAGCAATTTGCCCCGCTTAGTTGTCCGCCTTGGCGGTTCTGATTTCAATGCAGCGAGAAAATATTTAGCCACACTGAAAACTCAAGGCGATATCCTGATCTTAGTGGAAAATTTAGATGAGGCAGTAGCAGAATCAGTTCGTCTAGCCAAGTCAACTAGTTATAAAAGGTAG
- a CDS encoding polysaccharide biosynthesis protein CapD, whose protein sequence is MNYLLVKFYAAVQKVANTFLCGLLQLRNKHLLVFDIVLFAVTPLLALIIRLDGDFSLNAYIKELGTATILFIAVKLTLFWNLGFYRRYWRYASVEELTYIAMLVLAAVVIQSLLFDVLQYIPYLSREKLPQSLPFIDGLLSFTFIGGLRFSVRAVERTSQKQVFLNQHERVLVVGAGSAGVSLVQEMQRSPQLGFYPVAYIDDDPQKLNVHIRGIPVIGDRFQIPEVVQSLQIQKAIIAMPTVAGKVIREIVDICKASGVQTCTLPGIHEILNGRVRVDSIRDVRIEDLLRRESVQTDIERVAQFIAGKKVFITGAGGSIGSELCRQIFNCRPAEMILIGHGENSVFNIQQELEQLVQVIKQDSQVKPNTPRISAFIADIRFRYRLEQAFEQFQPDVIFHAAAHKHVPLMELNPAEAITNNVLGTKNLLELAKQYDVQHFVMISTDKAVNPTNVMGASKRVAEMLVLQTARETGKPYVAVRFGNVLGSRGSVVPTFKKQIAAGGPVTVTHPDICRYFMTIPEAVQLVLQAVVLGRSGEVLMLNMGEPVKIVDLAKELIHLSGYEVNKDIDIVFTGLRPGEKLFEELFIEGEEYEPTPHEKLFVVKNASRIIPANLNAIVENLCKAADKNDGALIKYLIGQLVTGYSPKSWQSEAPIHLTTTEPRNSANQIAKVGKMKPQGA, encoded by the coding sequence ATGAACTACTTACTCGTTAAATTTTACGCGGCAGTTCAAAAAGTCGCTAATACTTTCCTGTGCGGATTGCTGCAACTAAGAAACAAACACTTGTTAGTGTTTGATATAGTTTTGTTTGCAGTTACCCCATTATTAGCGCTAATTATTCGTTTAGACGGTGATTTTTCCTTAAACGCATACATCAAAGAGTTAGGCACTGCCACCATACTTTTTATAGCAGTCAAACTAACTTTATTTTGGAATTTAGGTTTTTATAGACGTTACTGGCGCTATGCTAGTGTTGAAGAATTGACATACATAGCCATGTTGGTGTTGGCTGCGGTAGTCATTCAAAGTCTTTTATTTGATGTGCTTCAATATATACCTTATTTAAGCAGAGAAAAACTGCCACAATCGCTACCATTTATTGACGGATTACTTTCCTTTACCTTTATTGGGGGCTTACGTTTCAGTGTACGAGCCGTAGAAAGAACTAGCCAAAAACAAGTATTTTTGAACCAACACGAAAGGGTGTTAGTAGTTGGTGCTGGAAGTGCAGGGGTATCCCTCGTCCAAGAAATGCAAAGAAGTCCCCAATTGGGTTTTTATCCTGTAGCTTACATTGATGACGATCCACAAAAATTAAACGTACACATCCGTGGGATTCCAGTTATAGGCGATCGCTTCCAAATTCCTGAGGTTGTACAATCTCTCCAGATCCAAAAAGCGATCATTGCAATGCCAACAGTTGCAGGCAAAGTGATCCGGGAAATTGTCGATATTTGCAAAGCAAGTGGAGTTCAAACTTGCACATTACCTGGCATACATGAAATCCTCAACGGTCGTGTCCGAGTAGACAGCATTCGCGATGTCAGAATTGAAGACTTGCTCAGACGCGAATCTGTGCAGACAGATATTGAAAGAGTTGCCCAATTTATTGCTGGCAAGAAAGTCTTCATTACTGGTGCAGGTGGTTCTATTGGTAGCGAACTTTGCCGTCAAATATTTAACTGTCGTCCTGCGGAAATGATCCTGATTGGACATGGAGAAAACTCTGTCTTCAATATCCAACAGGAATTAGAACAACTGGTTCAAGTCATCAAACAAGATAGCCAAGTAAAACCGAATACCCCACGCATTTCTGCATTCATTGCTGATATTCGCTTTCGCTATCGCTTAGAACAAGCCTTTGAGCAATTCCAGCCGGATGTGATTTTTCATGCCGCAGCCCATAAGCACGTTCCGCTGATGGAATTAAATCCAGCAGAAGCAATCACCAATAACGTCCTCGGCACCAAAAATCTGCTGGAACTGGCAAAGCAGTATGATGTCCAACATTTCGTGATGATCTCTACAGACAAGGCAGTTAACCCTACCAATGTCATGGGTGCGAGTAAGCGAGTCGCCGAAATGTTAGTTCTGCAAACTGCCAGAGAGACTGGAAAGCCTTATGTAGCCGTGCGTTTTGGCAATGTGTTAGGCAGTCGTGGCAGTGTTGTTCCTACCTTCAAAAAACAAATTGCCGCAGGCGGGCCAGTAACCGTTACCCATCCCGATATCTGCCGTTATTTCATGACAATACCAGAGGCAGTTCAACTAGTTTTGCAGGCTGTAGTACTGGGTCGCAGTGGGGAAGTATTAATGTTGAATATGGGCGAACCAGTGAAAATAGTCGATCTAGCCAAAGAACTAATTCACCTTTCGGGATATGAAGTCAACAAAGACATTGACATTGTATTTACAGGTTTACGACCGGGTGAAAAGTTATTTGAGGAACTATTTATTGAAGGAGAAGAATACGAACCAACTCCCCACGAAAAACTGTTTGTAGTGAAAAATGCTAGTCGAATTATTCCCGCAAATCTGAATGCGATCGTAGAAAATTTGTGTAAAGCAGCAGATAAAAACGATGGGGCTTTAATTAAATATTTAATTGGGCAATTAGTCACGGGATATAGTCCAAAATCTTGGCAATCAGAAGCTCCAATCCATCTCACAACAACCGAGCCAAGAAATTCCGCTAATCAGATAGCTAAAGTAGGAAAAATGAAACCACAAGGGGCTTAA